ACTGAGTGGGGCTCTCCGCTTAAGCTGTGACGACTAGGAACCCTGCAGAGAAGTCTAGGGTCTGAGCCCAGAGATTTAAGGCTGATGACAGCCCAGCCATGTATCACCACTTGCTCATCAGATGGACTTTCCTTTGGTCCCTGTTGTCCATGGTGAAGGGCAGCATATGTTGGTTGCTCCAACTTCTCCTCCATCCCTGGAGGCAGGGGCTCATCCACCCACCTGACTGGAACCGCTGTCTCAGCTGGAGTCCCTGAGGAGATGCCACACACCACTCTCAGAAGAAAAGTATTCTGACCTTGCTGCTGAATGTGTGCCAGGTCCTGGGGCTACCCACCTACTACCCCCAGGCTGCCTTCAACAGAGGCTCCATGATCCCACTCGGTGAGAGGACCCCCTCCCCAGTTACAGGCAGAGGAGAAAGGGACTCTGGAGTCATCACCTGGATTCCAAGTATTGGGTGGTGGTGTCGCTGCAGCTTGCCACTGATGGACATAGGGTCCTGCCTCTCACGATAAAAGGCCAGGACCATTTCTGCTACTTACAGGCCATCTCATCAGGGACTGCAAGATGATGCCCCTACAGGGCTGGGACTGATGTCTCTGCCCCCTTTCCCCCGTACCCCTCGCTGAGCCTGGCCACCACCAGTGAACTGTCTTGACATCATGGAAACTGGGCAGCGTCCCCCCACACGTTTCCCTCCCGCCCCCCCTGCGCCCCTGGGAGGACTCTGGCAGTGCCGTGCTGACCACCACGCCGTGCGCCCACCTTTTTTGCCAACCCAACCCCCCACCAATTGCACAGCGCCTAGCAGGGAGGGCTCATTCTGATTGGACCGGCGGTTGACTAGATACAGTACACAGTGAGGTGCGATTGGCTGAACTGAAGATCCcaggtgtgagatggtacctGGAACATTTGTCATATTCCtagtttattttcctctttattttcttctttctcctctttttttaatcttttattttaatttttttctttatctttttttctgatttctttattggatttgtttatttatttggttcatgtttttcctgttttaattaagactttttttttttctcactaactTACCCATCGAGAGCGGCCTGGCTAGGGGTCAGGCTGGCCCTTAACGGAGACCAAGGAGACTTGGTTAGACGACACAAACGGGGCTGGGGGGTGGATGGGGAAAAGGGATTTCATCAAGAGGGTTCCTGCCCTACCCTTTAGAAGGGTGGTAGGTCTTAGTTTTTCCAGAAATAAGCACTTAAATCTAAAATGCTCTATTCCCttttttgctctctctcttcctctttttgctCTGTCCACAGTCTTTCTCCCACTGAGTGTTTGGGGCAGAGACTTGCTCAAAAGCAAGTTTGGAAGTTTCTGGTCCTTGGCAGAGCCCCTAAGGCATAAGCCCTGTTTGGAGAAGAAACAGTAAAGGCTCTGCTAGAGCTCCATACAGTGGTCAGAAAGTCTGAAACTCCCTAGGGCCAGTCTGCCCTGCATAAAAACTTGTCTTTACCAAAGACACCTTTAAATTCTTTCTGCTGGCAATTGGCTCAGGAGGCTCATCTCCAGTGAGTCTGGTGCTGCCGTCCACAGTGTGGTGGGCATCTGGGCAGTCTTAACAGTCTGCTGCCCAAGCCACTCAGAGCCAATGTCAGTGGATGTCAGGCTGGGCACTGAGAAGAAGAGGAGGGTTATGTTGTCAAAGTGCCATCCCAAAGTTGGTTTTCCTTGTTTCCTCGTGTTTTCCTCGAGTTAGCAAGGAAGACCTTAGAAGGACCAGATGACCCAGCTCTGGACATAGCTTGTTGGGCTTGGCATCCTCTCGACCAGTAGAGACAGTGGAAGAGGGCATGACCAATGCTTTTAAAGGGCTGGGAGGCTACTGAAATTCTTCTTCCAGCTTATTTCTGGTTAAGCTAATACATAGGTGTGGTATGGACTAGATGACTTTTCCCTGCTGtgatgtttggttttatttttttcctctaacttgCATTGATTCTGCTTCGTTTTTGCCGTTTGCCGCTTCTGTTTtggtctctgtctgtctctgtgtctctctctctctgtgtctttggAGCCTATGCTAAGACTGCCCCATCTAACCTCTTTCCCCCCTCTCTGTGGggtgtgtctctttctcttttttccccttttcttctctatACAGAGCTCGCTGCCCAAATCATTCAAGAGGAAGATCTCCGTTGTCTGTAAGTCTAGCCCCAAATCCCTGATACAGGTCCGGAATACCATAAAAATCAGAGTTGATAGAGAAGTAGATTCCCATTCTCCGTCAGTGGCATTCTTGCGTCGCCCCCTGCcatcccaccacctccacccagCAAATCTACATCTTTTGGGCGTAGGtagtgtttcattttaaaattcagaacttCACAAACAATCCTTGTTATTTTTCCCCAGTCACACTTCTTTCTTAACCCTAATGAGATACACCGTGAGATGTCTTACCATTTCTTATTTAGTCCTCctgcttttattatttcagaTGTCTGAACCCTCAGAACGAGGAGTGGGTTTGAGGGATTCCTATAAAATGCTTACCAGTTTATACTTTATTCTAAGAGAGCATCTGAGAAAATGAGAGTGCCCACACCTCCAACAGTAACATCTTTAACATTTTGCCAATGAGGAACTCCTCATTGACAAAAGTGTAATAGGTCTTTATGACTTGAAATATATCAATCTGTAGTATGAAAATAACCTCAAGCATGACCAGGTCACATCATGatctaaaattaaattaacttgAATTTTAGTATCACATagtcttgtttttctcattcccaTGTCGTCCTCAATCTGTCTTCCCCAGTACTTTAGATTTTTCTACCACTAAAAGTTTAAATTGCTTACCAGCCTAGTTAGCTCTTCCTTGTTGCCTTCAGAGATCAGTAGTTTTCATCTTTCAGGAAGTGGCCCTAGGCCTTTTATTGTTTACTCTGAAGCATGGTTTCCCCAGTCCCCAAATGTGGTTTCCTTAAGTTAACCTTTTACTAAAATTCCAGTCGAAGCCTCTCTGTGGGTGTTGTGGTGTGAACCAGCAGAGGGCCTGAGAGCATCTAACTGTGGGGTCCTATTTCTTGGGGACAGCAGCTACCAAGGGGGTGCCAGCTGGAAACAGTGACACAGAGGGGGGCCAGCCTAGTCGGAAGCGGCGTTGGGGAGCCAGCACGGCCACCACACAGAAGAAACCCTCCATCAGTATCACCACCGAATCACTCAAGGTGAGGTGGGAGGGGCCGGGGAAGGGAGGATGAGACATGACGTGGGAGTAGACATGGGCCCAGTGTAACGGGGTGGGGGGTATCTGTGTCCCAGAGCCTCATCCCCGACATCAAACCCCTGGCGGGGCAGGAGGCTGTTGTGGATCTTCATGCTGACGACTCCCGAATCTCCGAGGATGAGACAGAGCGTAATGGTGATGATGGGACCCATGACAAGGGGCTGAAAATATGCCGGACCGTCACTCAGGTAAGGCTCCTGCCCCCCACTTTGGGGGAGGGGGCCATGGATGCAGAGTGGGCAACTGAATGAGGAGCTAAGGCGGAGTCCTAGAAGGGAAGTCTGCCATCTGTGCAGAGGGTTGGGTGAGTTGGCCCTTGTAGGGTAGGGGTCAGCAGGCTACCAGATCTAACCTGTAGCCTGTAATAAAGTTCTGTAAGAACACAGCCACCCcagttcatttattctttttttttgtttatttttggctgcgttgggtcttcgttggcggtacgcgggcttctcattgcggcagcttctcgctgcagaacacgggctctaggcgcatgagcttcagtagtcgtggcacatgggctcaggagtcgcgtctcacgggctctagagcgcaggctcagtagttgtggcacacgggcttagttgctccgcggcatgtgggatcccccggaccggggttcgaacccgtgtccccggcattggcaggcggattcataaccactgcaccgccagggaagcccagttcattTACTCTTGTCTCTGGCTGCTTAAGTGCTATAATATCAGAGTTGAGTAACTGCAACCATATGGCTCACAGAGtctaaaatgtttaatatcttGCCCTGtacagaaaaaatttgccaaTTCCTGCCTTAGTTTTCCTCATGGCAGAGTTGAGGCACTACAAATCCCAGGATCTGGTGGAGGTGAACATAATAATGAAATTTCCTCCCTAGTGGAAGAAGCGTGTTAGGTTGACTTACCACCATCTCTCCCCGAGAAACCAGAAACTGAAAAGAGTGTACCTGTTTGGTGTTTAAGAATCCctctgtagggacttccctggtggtccactggctaagactccacgctcccaatgcagggggcctgggtttgatccttggtcagggaactagatcccacatgccacagctaagacccgggacagccaaataagtaaataataaataaattaattaaaaaaaaaaaagagaatccgTCTGTTATCTGATACCTTACAGGTGGTGCCTTCCGAGGGCCAGGAGaatgggcagagggaagaggaggaagaagagaaggagccTGAAGCAGAAGCCCCTGTACCTCCCCAGGTCTCAGTAGAGGTGGCCTTGCCCCCACCTGTGGAGCATGAAGTAAAGAAAGGTAGGTGCAGCATTATGAGTGAAACATGTGGCCCCCTGAATTCCCAGAGCACTTTATTTGGACCTCTTTTAAAGCGTTTAATGTTTTCTGCCTCGTGTTCTAGTATTTTACACATGTCTTCTCCTAGTTATCAAGCTGCTTGAGGGCTAGGTTTGAATCTGTTTAATTTTTGCATCTCCACAATGAGGAGATCAGCCTGGACCGTACCTTGCACAGTGCAGGTGCTCAGCACATTTAGATGGGACAGTGACTACTGGTAGGGAATTTTAAAGTCCTGCTGGAGGTGAAAGAGCCAGCATTGCTCCCTGCTGAAAGTCATTCTTGTGCTCTATTTGATAGTGACTTTAGGAGATACCTTAACTCGACGTTCCATTAGCCAGCAGAAGTCGGGAGTTTCCATTACAATTGATGACCCAGTCCGGACTGCTCAAgtgccctccccaccccgggGCAAGATCAGTAACATCGTCCACATCTCCAATTTGGTaagtcatttttttcccacagtgCAGCTTGGTTTAGAGTCTGAGCTTTGGACTCATGTTTCTTAGGTTCATCTCCTGGATCTGCTGGTTACTCACTCATTGAGTGAGTTATTTTACCACACAACCtgtctcatctgaaaaatggggagaaaaaagtaTCACCCTGCAGGGTTGTCTTGAGAATTTGTAGAGAGCCTGGCCCATGATGTCTCAGACAGTGTTACCACTCTTCTCACATTCCTGATGGAGGGTTCCTAACCTCTCTGGCCTCACCCAGACTTGGAAGCTATACTCCTGTGACAGTGGTGTGGGAAATCTTCAGACTAGTTACATGAGTATAGTTCTTGCCTTCTTTAAGACcctgaaattttgttttcattggcaGGTTCGTCCCTTCACTTTAGGCCAACTGAAGGAATTGTTGGGACGTACAGGAACTCTGGTAGAAGAGGCTTTCTGGATTGACAAGATCAAATCTCACTGCTTTGTAACGGTGAGGGGAAGAAACTGATTCTCTAGGTTGTGGCCTGTATTTCCTTTTGTGACCATCGTGGGCAGATTTGAGGGCATTGTGGCAAGTGGGAAGGGTTGAAGGCCTGTTGTGaccctctgccttctcccttcctctgtcagTACTCGACAGTAGAGGAAGCAGTTGCCACCCGCACAGCTCTACATGGGGTCAAATGGCCCCAGTCCAACCCCAAATTCCTCTGTGCTGACTATGCTGAGCAAGATGAGGTAAGAAaccaagggaaaggaaggaggcgGGTAGGGGCAGGGGAGGCTGTATCCGCTAGATTCCAGCTGAGATCCCAGCCAAACCTGCCGTCACTGAgattccttttccctcctctttggtTCCTTTAGTTGAACCATGGGGCTCCAAAGTCTGTTCACTGGTACCTGGGCTCCTTCAGTGGGAGTGATGTCATCTTCATCCTGACTATCCTTGTCCCTCCTCTACCCGCAGCTGGATTATCACCGAGGCCTCTTGGTGGACCGTCCCTCTGAAACTAAGACAGAGGAGCAGGGGGTACCACGGCCGctgcaccccccgcccccgcccccagcccagccaccaCAGCACCCCAGGGCAGAGCAGCGGGAGCAGGAGCGGGCGGTGCGGGAACAGTGGGCAGAGCGGGAACGGGAGATGGAGCGGCGGGAGCGAACGCGATCAGAGCGCGAATGGGATCGGGACAAAGTTCGAGAAGGGCCCCGTTCCCGATCACGGTCCCGTGACCGCCGCCGCAAGGAACGCGCAAAGTCTAAAGAAAAGAAGAGTGAGAAGAAAGGTACTTAGCTATGGGGGGCACACATAGTAGTAGGTGGGAAAGGGACCCAGATGGGACGGGGCACAGAGTCATATGCATCAAGTCTGACTCACTTTCTTCCACCTCAGAGAAAGCTCAGGAGGAACCACCTGCCAAGCTGCTGGACGACCTTTTCCGTAAGACCAAGGCAGCTCCCTGCATCTATTGGCTCCCACTGACTGACAGCCAGGTGAGCACACGCCTTCCTGCCTTGAGGGGCACTCTCAAGCTCAGGAGGAACCACCTGCCAAGCTACATCAAGGCTTGGGAGTGAGCAAGGGGAGAGTCATGTGACTACGAGAGTGAATAGGCCCAGGTATTGGCTTAGAATAATAAGGCAGAAGCTAAGCATCACAGAAGGAGGCAGTTTTAAGACCCAGTTGATTGAGTGGGCCATAGAGAAGCCAGACCCATAAAGGATAGAGGTAGACACGAGATCGGAACTCTGTGTGTGTCCCAGGAAGCTGGTGGTGCCAACCGTGCTTCTTGGAAGTTGATTTTAGTTAGCTGAGAAATCTGTGTTTAATAAACTCAGctgtttctctttctaatttctaGGGGTTTTAGCTTTTTAAATCTCCGTTTCTTTGTGATGGGCCTTTTGGGAATTGTAGGTTTATGCTACTCCACTAGAGAGAATAGAGGTTTGTTCACATCGAGTTAGCTTAGGAAATACCAGAGGCCAGGCATGGATGGTGCCACTACCTGTCATGGGCATAAAAGATGAAGACTGGGAGGAGGGCTTGGGGCTCTGAGACGAGGACAGATGTGACTGCTGaggccctgccccttcctgcaTAGCAGGAAGGCTGACAGTGGTCCCGAGCTAAGAGTGCAGGGTCCAGGTGCAGGGAGACCAGGTGAGACTCATGTGAGCAGGGCTGAGGTACCTGTTCTCTGCCTTCCCTGCCTGCTACAGATTGTTCAGAAGGAGGCAGAGCGCGCTGAACGGGCCAAGGAGCGGGAGAAGCGGCGAAAGgagcaagaagaagaagagcagaAGGAGcgggagaaggaggcagagcgGGAACGGACCCGACAGCTGGAGCGAGAGAAGCGGCGAGAGCACAGCCgggagagggacagggagagagagagggacagggagCGGGATAGGGGAGATCGAGATCGGGAGAGGGACAGGGACCGGGAACGAGGCAGGGAGAGGGACCGCAGAGACACCAAGCGCCACAGCAGGAGCCGGAGTCGGAGCACACCTGTGCGGGACCGGGGTGGGCGCCGCTAGCCGCTAGCCGGGAGAACACTAGGGAGAGCTGCAGGCACCGGCCACCCTGCCCCAGGGGGCTTCAAGGCCACAGAGGGATAGGTACAATCTCCACCACCCTGGAACCAGGGGTCTTTCACACCATTTGCCCAGTGCTGAAGTCTGGCTGCCACCTGTCCCCACATACCAAATGGAGCAGTGGGCATCTTCCCACCCTACCCCCGTAATCTATCTCTTGGGACTtagccctctcctccctctcattTCCCATTAAGTCTGTGAGAGGGAGGAGCTATGTTAGGGAGGGAGGTGGTTGGCCCAGAGCTGGGGAACAGCCAGGAGCCCCAAACCTCTCTCTCGTTTTTCCTCCATCCTGCTCACCACCTCCTTTGGTACTTGCACCCCCCTTTTGGGAACAGCCGGGGCCAGGACTGGGTCACCTATGAGCTGAATCAGCATCTCCTCCTGAGTCCCAGGGCCCCTGCAGTTCCCAGTCTCTTTGGTCCTGCAGCCCATGCCTCCTGCCCACCGGTTCCACTTTATATCcaccttttccttttgttcaatttttatttttattttttttattattaaatgatgtggtctatggaaaataataaaattgacttaGTTTTAACTAGTGTGATTGAGTGGCTTTCCTTGGGCAGGGCCTGGGTGAGAGCCATGTTGAAGGGGAGGCTGCAGCATGCAGTGCAGCCAGCATTGCTTGCATTCCATACCCTTAACTTAGGCTGctgcttcctggagcagggacttcccaccctccctccatccctgcctcGGCTCTAGCCACACACAGCTGTGGATCTTCCTCGCTGGAGGGCCGAGGGAAAGACGCCCTGGGAAGAGGGGTGTCCCGGTGCTGTGCTAGAGGCATTTGGTCACCTGGTCACCACCTTCAAGGTGCCGCCCATAACTGCCACCAGGGGGCGGCAGCCGCTCGCTCAGTAGGCTCCTGTAAATGAGCTTCCCAAAAAGGCTCCGTGCCCTCCCGCCGACGTCGCCTCGGTCCCTGCCCTGTTTGTTCCCTGGGCCCAGCCCGCGGACTCCCTGGACCTTTCTGCTGTGCTTAAAGCCCCCAGCCGGCCCGCTACCCTTCCCTGCACAGGTTCCCAAAATGCTGCCGCCTCACGGCCGGGGTCCACAGCAGCCTCCAAGGCTGGTCCGGGGGTGGCGAACCGGGCCTCCGCAGTGGGCTCCAGATTCCCCTGCTCACTGTGCGCTCGCCCTTCGCCCGGCTGCGGGGGGCGTGCGGGCCGCTTCGCGCTCCCGGGTGCGCCTTCTCCGCTAGCTCTTCGGAAACGGCCTGGCGCCGTGGCCTGGAAGCCCTCCCGCCCGAGTGCCCCTCCAGGCGCTGCGGGCCCGGCCCGGGAGGGGCACCGCATCTGTATGCGCCCGGCAGCGCCGAGGGGGCGGGCAGCAggcaccgcccccgccccccgctgcgCGGCCAGGGCTGGCCGGGGAGGGTCGGAGGCTGGGCCCTCCCGCGCGGCGCGGAGGCGCCTCGCTCCTCCGCAGGCGGAgcctccttcccccgccccctccgTCTCGCTCCCTTGTTCTAGCCGGGGCTGCTCAGACCTGCAGCGGAGCCGCGGCGCCCGCTCCGATCGGCTCGGGGCTGCGCCCCCGGGACCCGGCgacgggggcgggcgggggcgctCCCCACCGGGCTGGGCCCCTTGGCACTGCCAGGTAAGGGCGCCTGCCCTGGAGCCCGCGGTTGGGAATCCTCGGAGGGGCAGCAGGGGGCCCGCAGCCTGCGGGTGTCTTCAGAGCGGTGAACGGTGCGCTCCGCGACTGGGAGCCCACTGCCGGCTCCCTTCTCCCGCGCTCTACcgctttcccttcttccctcgcacctctctctccctctttttcccatCTTCCTCTCCCTCGATTTCTCTTCAtcctgccttctctctgcctGTTTGCCTTTTCTGCCCCTTCCCTGGCTCCCcaacccttctctctccctcttgcccTGTCTTGctccatctcttcctctttgcctttttcttcctccacctttctctcctctcctgtcttttctttttcccgctttcctttccttccccgttccttccctctgctctcctcttcccttcccttcccgctATCCTGTTTCCCAGTCCTCTATCGCCTTCCTTCTCTCCGTCCCGCCTCCCTCTCTGGCCCCGGCTTCCCTCTTCCCTCGGGAAGGAGAGGACTGTCAGGTGTATGTCTGCTCTAGGGGAGGAGGGGCGCAGCCACAGCCACCTGAGGGGTGCCcgttggaggagagggaggagacagTGGTGGGAAGGGTCCTCTAGCTTCCTTCCCACAGCCCCTCCTGGCTGCCCCTTCTCCCAGAATGAAGTTCCGCACCGGGGCGGCCTGGTCTAACCCCGGCAGCTAAAGCTGCCCCTTCCTGGTCATCACACGTACTGAAAGCCCCTCTGCCCCCTCTTCCACCCATTCTCAATCCTGGTACCCATGACTCCTCTCTGCCTTTCAGGCACCCAGGCTACCTCCTTTGATCTCTTTCCTCCTGTCTCTTGCTGccattctgtctctgtctctgtctgacagTCCCTGAGTCTTGGTCTCACCCTTAATCACGCTGTGTCTCTAGCCTCTGGGTCTgcctctgctccccctccccagtCTTCGGCCTCTACCACCCCTCTTCTTTCAGCTCTGGCCCCCCACTCTGCCCTGGGAGCCCAGTCCCCCTTCAAGGACTTCAGCTAGCTGTGTGCCGGGGTCAGGTTCTGGAGAGGCGGAGTGCCTGTGGAGGACGGACTTTCACAGGCTCTCAACCCTGTCTGAGGCTGCCCTGCTTGTCATCTCAGCCTGACCTAGGCGCCCTGAGACCCCACCTCCATGAATCCCAATCCCTGGATTTTAAGCCCTTTCCCTGGTAGCCCCCATCTCCTCCAGCCCCAAGCTGCATGCCCACCCTGGGAGCAGAGGGGCCAGTTTGGGGTTCCAAGCCCTCCCAGCATCCCCTCTCCTATCTTCTTCCCAAGCTTCTCTACTCAGAGTTGAGTGGCCGGAGATTTATCAGCTTGGAGGGCTGGAGGTGGATACGGGCAGAGCCTGGGTGGAGGGAAAGATCAGACTGTCTGCTCTCTGTCTTAGTCTGGGTTCTGGGCAGTGGGGCGTCTGGTTCCTTGGAGGTGTGATCTTCCGCATCTAACTTTGGGGAGGTTTAAGAGTTTAAGGGTTTCCTTAACCGTAAACAGCTGTGCATCCTGCAGGTGTGGATCCATGGGGCAGCCCCGAAGCAtctgcccctctgccccagccaGCTCATGCCTCAGCACCCGGGAGCAGTGAACAGAGCCCTGGCTGAGCCCAAACATGTGGG
Above is a genomic segment from Tursiops truncatus isolate mTurTru1 chromosome 2, mTurTru1.mat.Y, whole genome shotgun sequence containing:
- the ACIN1 gene encoding apoptotic chromatin condensation inducer in the nucleus isoform X7, with product MLSESKEGEEKEEVTMDTSENRPENEVPEPPMPIADQVSNDDRPEGSAEDEEKKESSLPKSFKRKISVVSATKGVPAGNSDTEGGQPSRKRRWGASTATTQKKPSISITTESLKSLIPDIKPLAGQEAVVDLHADDSRISEDETERNGDDGTHDKGLKICRTVTQVVPSEGQENGQREEEEEEKEPEAEAPVPPQVSVEVALPPPVEHEVKKVTLGDTLTRRSISQQKSGVSITIDDPVRTAQVPSPPRGKISNIVHISNLVRPFTLGQLKELLGRTGTLVEEAFWIDKIKSHCFVTYSTVEEAVATRTALHGVKWPQSNPKFLCADYAEQDELDYHRGLLVDRPSETKTEEQGVPRPLHPPPPPPAQPPQHPRAEQREQERAVREQWAEREREMERRERTRSEREWDRDKVREGPRSRSRSRDRRRKERAKSKEKKSEKKEKAQEEPPAKLLDDLFRKTKAAPCIYWLPLTDSQIVQKEAERAERAKEREKRRKEQEEEEQKEREKEAERERTRQLEREKRREHSRERDRERERDRERDRGDRDRERDRDRERGRERDRRDTKRHSRSRSRSTPVRDRGGRR